The following coding sequences lie in one Aquabacterium olei genomic window:
- a CDS encoding sodium:solute symporter family protein, translated as MNTTLLAFVILYLVGTMAIGMYAGTRVKNATDFAVAGHSLPLAMVITTTFATWFGAETVMGIPAKFVEGGLNAVIEDPFGASMCLVLVGAFFATRLYRMNLMTIGDFYRDRYGPGVEIFCSIAIILSYLGWVAAQITALGLVFSVLSGGAIATSTGMVIGTALVLAYVLVGGMLAVAWTDFVQMIVLVVGLSLIAYMAADQAGGARQVLALAEARDWFRILPEATPHGWVWFIAAAITMMFGSIPQQDVFQRVMSAKDGATARKGAIIGGLGYLTFAFVPMFIVASALIVMPTETQALLAHDPQQVLPTLILTKMPLVAQIFFFGALVSAIKSTSSATLLAPSTSFVENILKHLRPGMSDRQVLLAMRITLFVFTALVLTYAIVMQGTAIYDLVSAAYQIPLVGAFIPLTFGLYWRRATTQGAFLSITLGIGTLALFTLHSGLGEAFPGQLAGLGMALLGMLLGSLGPQLLANKRPRPADAG; from the coding sequence ATGAACACGACCTTGCTCGCCTTTGTCATCCTCTACCTCGTGGGGACGATGGCCATCGGGATGTACGCGGGCACACGCGTCAAGAACGCCACCGACTTTGCGGTCGCCGGCCACAGCCTGCCGCTGGCCATGGTGATCACGACCACCTTCGCCACCTGGTTCGGCGCCGAAACAGTGATGGGCATCCCAGCGAAGTTCGTGGAGGGCGGCCTCAATGCGGTGATCGAAGACCCGTTCGGGGCCTCGATGTGTCTGGTGCTGGTGGGGGCGTTCTTCGCCACGCGCCTGTACAGGATGAACCTGATGACGATCGGCGACTTCTACCGTGACCGCTACGGTCCCGGGGTCGAGATCTTCTGCTCCATCGCCATCATCCTCAGCTACCTCGGCTGGGTGGCCGCCCAGATCACGGCGCTCGGCCTCGTTTTCTCGGTGCTGTCCGGCGGTGCCATCGCCACGTCGACCGGCATGGTGATCGGCACCGCCCTGGTGCTGGCCTATGTGCTGGTCGGCGGCATGCTGGCCGTGGCATGGACCGACTTCGTGCAGATGATCGTGCTGGTGGTGGGCCTTTCGCTGATCGCCTACATGGCGGCCGATCAGGCTGGCGGCGCACGCCAGGTGCTGGCTCTGGCCGAGGCGCGAGACTGGTTCCGCATCCTGCCCGAGGCCACACCGCATGGCTGGGTGTGGTTCATCGCGGCGGCGATCACGATGATGTTCGGCTCCATCCCGCAGCAGGACGTGTTCCAGCGCGTGATGTCGGCCAAGGACGGTGCCACCGCGCGCAAGGGTGCCATCATCGGCGGCCTGGGCTACCTGACCTTCGCCTTCGTGCCGATGTTCATCGTGGCGTCGGCACTGATCGTGATGCCGACCGAGACGCAGGCCCTGCTCGCGCACGATCCGCAACAGGTCCTGCCCACGCTGATCCTGACCAAGATGCCCCTGGTCGCGCAGATTTTCTTCTTTGGCGCCCTGGTGTCGGCGATCAAATCCACTTCATCGGCCACGCTGCTGGCGCCATCCACCAGCTTCGTGGAGAACATCCTGAAGCACCTGCGACCCGGCATGAGCGACCGCCAGGTGCTGCTGGCCATGCGGATCACGCTGTTCGTCTTCACGGCGCTGGTGCTGACCTACGCCATCGTGATGCAGGGCACGGCCATCTACGATCTGGTGTCGGCCGCCTACCAGATCCCGCTGGTGGGGGCTTTCATCCCGCTGACCTTCGGGCTGTACTGGCGACGCGCCACCACGCAGGGCGCCTTCCTGTCCATCACGCTGGGCATCGGCACGCTCGCGCTGTTCACGCTGCACAGCGGCCTGGGCGAAGCCTTCCCGGGCCAGCTGGCCGGTCTCGGCATGGCCCTGCTCGGCATGCTGCTGGGCTCTCTGGGGCCCCAGCTGCTCGCCAACAAGCGTCCCCGCCCGGCGGATGCGGGCTGA
- a CDS encoding FmdB family zinc ribbon protein, which produces MPIYAYRCESCGHAKDVLQKISDPVLSTCPACGAETFKKQLTAAGFQLKGSGWYVTDFRGGSGGTSAPATAGAAATAAAAPAAAAASSDSSSGGDTPAAGGCGSACACH; this is translated from the coding sequence ATGCCCATTTACGCCTATCGCTGCGAGTCCTGTGGCCACGCCAAGGACGTTCTGCAAAAAATCTCCGACCCGGTCCTGAGCACCTGTCCGGCCTGCGGCGCCGAAACATTCAAGAAGCAGCTGACCGCAGCCGGCTTCCAACTCAAGGGCTCCGGCTGGTACGTGACCGACTTCCGCGGCGGCTCCGGCGGCACCAGCGCCCCGGCCACGGCGGGCGCCGCTGCCACCGCGGCTGCAGCGCCTGCTGCTGCAGCGGCTTCCAGCGACAGCAGCAGCGGGGGCGACACGCCGGCCGCAGGCGGCTGCGGCAGCGCCTGCGCCTGCCATTGA
- a CDS encoding DUF502 domain-containing protein, with amino-acid sequence MKKYILTGLLVWLPLTITIWVLMSVVGALDGVFAWLVVAAQTVLPESLRPALQQLREIPGLSVIIVVAALLLTGMAVSNMAGQWLVDQSNRLFSNIPIVKSIYSSVKQVSDTLFSSSGQAFREAVLVQYPRAGSWTIAFVTGRPSGEVADKLPDDMLTLYVPTTPNPTSGFMLLVPRTDVRELGMSVDEALKYIISMGVVAPPATPARPASPTAASTSAPTRQS; translated from the coding sequence GTGAAGAAATACATCCTGACCGGCCTGCTCGTCTGGCTGCCGCTGACCATCACCATCTGGGTGCTGATGAGCGTCGTTGGCGCCCTCGACGGTGTTTTCGCCTGGCTGGTCGTCGCCGCCCAGACCGTGCTGCCCGAGAGCCTGCGGCCGGCGCTCCAGCAACTGCGCGAGATCCCCGGGCTGAGCGTCATCATCGTCGTCGCAGCGCTGTTGCTGACGGGCATGGCGGTGTCGAACATGGCGGGCCAGTGGCTGGTCGACCAGTCCAACCGGCTGTTCTCCAACATCCCCATCGTCAAGAGCATCTACAGCTCGGTCAAGCAGGTGTCCGACACGCTGTTTTCGAGCAGCGGGCAGGCCTTCCGCGAGGCGGTGCTGGTGCAGTACCCCCGTGCCGGATCCTGGACGATCGCCTTCGTGACGGGCCGCCCTTCCGGCGAAGTGGCCGACAAGCTTCCGGACGACATGCTGACGCTGTACGTGCCGACCACCCCCAACCCCACCTCGGGTTTCATGTTGCTGGTGCCTCGCACCGACGTGCGCGAACTGGGCATGTCGGTCGACGAGGCCCTGAAGTACATCATCTCCATGGGTGTCGTGGCGCCGCCCGCCACCCCGGCCCGCCCGGCCAGCCCCACAGCGGCCTCGACCAGCGCGCCGACACGCCAATCCTGA
- the aspS gene encoding aspartate--tRNA ligase has product MRTTYCGLVSEALMGQTVTLMGWAHRRRDHGGVIFIDLRDREGLVQVVFDPDRADSFKVAEDVRNEFCLKVTGVVRARPAGTENAGLTSGKIEILGHTLEVLNASVTPPFQIDDENLSETTRLTHRVLDLRRPYMQKNLMLRYRVAMEARKFLDEHGFVDIETPMLTKSTPEGARDYLVPSRVHDGQFFALPQSPQLFKQLLMVAGFDRYYQITKCFRDEDLRADRQPEFTQIDIETSFLTEQEIRDMFEGMIRHVFMKALNVDLGAYPVMTYADAMHLYGSDKPDLRVKLQFTELTDVMGDVDFKVFSTPATTKGGRVVALCVPGGGAMSRGEIDAYTEFVKIYGAKGLAWIKVNEVAKGREGLQSPIVKNLHDAAIAKILERTGAKDGDLIFFGADKAKVVNDAIGALRLKVGHSEFGKKSGLFEDRWAPLWVVDFPMFEYDDEEDRWNAVHHPFTAPKDGHEDYMDTDPGKCIAKAYDMVLNGWELGGGSIRIHRAEVQSKVFKALKITDEDAKVKFGFLLDALQYGAPPHGGLAFGLDRLVTLMTKAESIRDVIAFPKTQRAQCLLTGAPSNVDEKQLRELHIRLRNTMAGQAPAA; this is encoded by the coding sequence ATGCGCACCACTTACTGTGGTCTGGTCAGCGAAGCGCTGATGGGCCAGACCGTGACGCTGATGGGCTGGGCCCACCGTCGCCGCGACCACGGCGGCGTGATCTTCATCGACCTGCGTGACCGTGAAGGCCTGGTGCAGGTGGTGTTCGACCCGGACCGCGCCGACTCCTTCAAGGTGGCCGAGGATGTGCGCAACGAGTTCTGCCTGAAGGTGACCGGCGTCGTGCGCGCCCGCCCCGCCGGCACCGAGAACGCTGGCCTGACCAGCGGCAAGATCGAAATCCTGGGCCACACGCTGGAAGTGTTGAACGCCTCGGTGACGCCGCCGTTCCAGATCGACGATGAGAATCTGTCGGAGACCACGCGCCTGACGCACCGCGTGCTGGACCTGCGCCGCCCCTACATGCAGAAGAACCTGATGCTGCGCTACCGCGTGGCGATGGAAGCGCGCAAGTTCCTGGACGAGCACGGCTTTGTCGACATCGAAACGCCGATGTTGACCAAGTCGACCCCGGAAGGCGCCCGCGACTACCTGGTGCCCTCGCGCGTGCACGACGGCCAGTTCTTCGCGCTGCCGCAGTCGCCCCAGCTGTTCAAGCAGCTGCTGATGGTGGCCGGCTTCGACCGCTACTACCAGATCACCAAGTGCTTCCGTGACGAGGACCTGCGCGCCGACCGCCAGCCCGAATTCACGCAGATCGACATCGAGACGAGCTTCCTGACCGAGCAGGAAATCCGCGACATGTTCGAAGGCATGATCCGTCACGTCTTCATGAAGGCGCTGAACGTCGACCTGGGCGCCTACCCGGTGATGACCTACGCCGACGCCATGCACCTGTACGGCTCGGACAAACCCGACCTGCGCGTGAAGCTGCAGTTCACCGAGCTCACCGATGTGATGGGCGACGTCGACTTCAAGGTGTTCTCGACCCCGGCGACCACCAAGGGTGGCCGTGTGGTGGCCCTGTGCGTGCCGGGCGGTGGCGCCATGTCGCGCGGCGAGATCGACGCCTACACCGAATTCGTCAAGATCTACGGCGCCAAGGGCCTGGCCTGGATCAAGGTCAACGAGGTCGCCAAGGGTCGCGAAGGCCTGCAGTCGCCCATCGTGAAGAACCTGCATGATGCCGCCATCGCCAAGATCCTGGAGCGCACCGGCGCCAAGGACGGCGACCTCATCTTCTTCGGTGCCGACAAGGCCAAGGTGGTCAACGACGCCATCGGCGCACTGCGTCTGAAGGTGGGCCACTCGGAGTTCGGCAAGAAGTCGGGCCTGTTCGAGGACCGCTGGGCGCCGCTGTGGGTGGTCGACTTCCCGATGTTCGAGTACGACGACGAGGAAGACCGCTGGAACGCCGTGCACCACCCGTTCACGGCGCCGAAGGACGGCCACGAAGACTACATGGACACCGACCCGGGCAAGTGCATCGCCAAGGCCTACGACATGGTGCTCAACGGCTGGGAACTGGGTGGCGGCTCGATCCGCATCCATCGCGCCGAAGTGCAGTCCAAGGTGTTCAAGGCCCTGAAGATCACCGACGAGGACGCCAAGGTGAAGTTCGGCTTCCTGCTGGACGCGCTGCAGTACGGCGCGCCCCCGCACGGTGGCCTGGCCTTCGGTCTGGACCGTCTGGTCACGCTGATGACCAAGGCCGAGTCCATCCGCGACGTGATCGCCTTCCCCAAGACCCAGCGCGCCCAGTGCCTGCTGACCGGCGCCCCGTCGAACGTCGACGAGAAACAGCTGCGCGAGCTGCACATCCGCCTGCGCAACACGATGGCCGGTCAGGCGCCTGCGGCCTGA
- a CDS encoding TolC family protein — MSHPVLSPSLMAGLVSLCLLTTATTLRAQTPQTPDFLLSAAPPTTGDREAAERAQPLTLAELIQTVVAHNTELLAAQQARVGALAGVRTASAYANPRVEWQTGRNQARMPGTAAGNVQGWGVSQLIENPSARSARIDAADALARGSEHAIALTRNALISETRLRASEYQLRRAEATVSAENLALLEQVRERVQLRVRSGEAARYELIKADAEIVHARERLQTARLQAEQVLISLNRLAAGRLPARWTLTGSLEDGAPRPSLADLQQQADEGNPELRALQTEVDRAEAQLRGARASRLPGVEVRVGQTNEPEVRQSTVGLNLQVPLFDRRDGVIGEAAADLERLRGRMEGRRAELRQQVRLAWQSLEIATLRVQALSEGVVKDAEAALRVAQAAYQFGERGILDVLDAQRVLRSARADLLLARFQVQAASIELDTLAGRFATAPTPQP; from the coding sequence ATGTCTCATCCTGTCCTGTCCCCCTCCTTGATGGCGGGTCTGGTCTCGTTGTGTTTGCTGACGACGGCGACGACGCTTCGGGCACAGACGCCGCAGACGCCCGATTTCCTGTTGTCTGCCGCGCCGCCCACCACCGGCGACCGTGAAGCTGCCGAGCGCGCGCAGCCGCTCACCCTGGCCGAGCTGATCCAGACCGTGGTGGCCCACAACACCGAGCTCCTGGCCGCCCAGCAAGCCCGCGTCGGTGCGCTGGCGGGCGTGCGGACCGCCTCGGCCTACGCCAACCCCCGGGTCGAGTGGCAGACGGGACGCAATCAGGCCCGCATGCCTGGCACCGCAGCCGGCAACGTCCAGGGCTGGGGTGTCTCGCAGCTGATCGAGAACCCGTCGGCACGCAGCGCGCGCATCGACGCGGCAGACGCCTTGGCCCGCGGCTCGGAGCACGCGATCGCCCTGACCCGCAACGCGCTCATCAGCGAGACCCGGTTGCGCGCGAGCGAATACCAGCTGCGGAGGGCCGAGGCCACGGTCAGTGCGGAGAACCTGGCCCTGCTGGAGCAGGTTCGCGAACGGGTGCAGCTGCGCGTTCGCAGCGGAGAAGCCGCGCGTTATGAGCTGATCAAGGCCGATGCAGAAATCGTGCACGCCCGCGAGCGGCTGCAGACCGCCAGGCTGCAGGCGGAACAGGTGCTCATCTCGCTGAATCGGCTGGCGGCGGGCCGGCTCCCGGCGCGCTGGACCTTGACAGGGTCCCTGGAGGACGGCGCCCCCAGGCCCTCGCTGGCCGACCTGCAGCAACAGGCGGACGAGGGCAACCCGGAACTGCGCGCCTTGCAGACCGAGGTCGACCGCGCCGAAGCGCAACTGCGCGGCGCGCGGGCCAGCCGCCTTCCCGGCGTGGAGGTGCGCGTGGGGCAGACGAACGAGCCGGAAGTGCGGCAGTCCACCGTCGGGCTCAACCTGCAGGTACCGCTGTTCGACCGACGGGACGGCGTGATCGGCGAAGCCGCCGCCGACCTCGAACGTCTGCGCGGACGGATGGAGGGCCGCCGCGCCGAGCTGCGCCAGCAGGTCCGCCTGGCATGGCAGTCGCTTGAGATCGCCACCCTGCGTGTGCAGGCGCTGAGCGAGGGCGTCGTAAAGGACGCTGAAGCCGCCCTGAGGGTGGCCCAGGCCGCCTACCAGTTTGGCGAGCGCGGGATTCTCGACGTGCTGGACGCGCAGCGGGTGCTGCGCTCCGCACGGGCCGACCTGCTCCTGGCGCGATTCCAGGTGCAGGCCGCCAGCATCGAACTCGACACCCTGGCCGGCCGCTTCGCGACTGCGCCTACCCCACAACCCTGA
- a CDS encoding efflux RND transporter periplasmic adaptor subunit, which yields MKTLHTFPLTWSAALVSVLALTLSACGDAGKDAEAQKPAAAASAASAAAAQDPMVVNVPAGMVSQFKVDKVGRAEMAQILEVSGRIEANERQVARIGAGVTGRVTQVLAEVGDRVRPGQVLAHVASPELSTAQLNYLRANASTQLAERAVERARQLIQADVIGSAELLRRESELAIARAELRAAGDQLALVGIPRDAVAKLRESGSLFPHAAVLATQAGVVIERKVSQGQVAQPGDPLFTVADLNTVWVVGSLPEQAARNAKAGQSVEIDVPAIGKQLSGRVVYVADTVSPETRTVPIRTQVDNADQALKPQMLATMLIAGQASETLAIPSGAVVRDNDRDHVYVQTAANRFRLTPVELGPASGGKRPVLKGLSEGTPIVIEGAFHLNNERKRAELE from the coding sequence ATGAAGACGCTTCATACATTTCCTCTGACCTGGTCTGCCGCCCTGGTTTCGGTCCTGGCGCTGACGCTGTCGGCTTGTGGTGATGCCGGAAAGGACGCCGAGGCCCAGAAGCCGGCGGCAGCGGCCTCCGCCGCGTCGGCTGCCGCCGCGCAAGACCCGATGGTGGTCAACGTGCCGGCCGGCATGGTCAGTCAGTTCAAGGTCGACAAGGTGGGCCGCGCAGAGATGGCCCAGATCCTGGAAGTCAGTGGCCGCATCGAGGCCAACGAGCGCCAGGTGGCGCGCATCGGGGCGGGCGTGACAGGCCGCGTGACCCAGGTGCTGGCCGAAGTGGGCGACCGGGTGCGTCCCGGCCAGGTGCTCGCCCACGTCGCCAGCCCGGAGCTCTCCACCGCCCAGCTGAACTACCTGCGCGCCAACGCGTCGACCCAACTGGCCGAGCGCGCCGTGGAACGCGCCCGTCAGCTGATCCAGGCTGACGTCATCGGGTCGGCCGAGCTGCTGCGCCGCGAGTCGGAACTGGCCATCGCCCGTGCCGAACTGCGCGCGGCCGGCGACCAGCTCGCCCTGGTCGGCATCCCGCGTGATGCGGTGGCCAAGCTGCGTGAATCGGGCAGCCTGTTCCCGCACGCAGCCGTGCTGGCCACGCAAGCCGGTGTGGTCATCGAGCGCAAGGTGAGCCAGGGCCAGGTGGCCCAGCCGGGCGATCCATTGTTCACCGTGGCCGACCTCAACACCGTGTGGGTGGTGGGCTCGCTGCCCGAGCAGGCCGCGCGCAATGCCAAGGCCGGGCAGTCGGTCGAGATCGATGTGCCGGCCATCGGCAAGCAGTTGTCCGGTCGCGTGGTGTACGTGGCGGACACGGTGTCGCCAGAGACACGCACCGTGCCGATCCGCACGCAGGTGGACAACGCCGATCAGGCCCTGAAGCCGCAGATGCTGGCGACCATGCTGATTGCAGGTCAGGCCAGCGAGACCCTGGCGATCCCGTCCGGGGCGGTGGTGCGCGACAACGACCGCGACCATGTGTATGTGCAGACGGCCGCGAACCGGTTCCGGCTCACGCCTGTGGAACTCGGCCCGGCCAGCGGCGGGAAGCGACCCGTGCTCAAGGGCCTGAGTGAAGGCACGCCGATCGTGATCGAGGGCGCCTTCCACCTGAACAACGAGCGCAAGCGCGCCGAGCTGGAGTAA
- a CDS encoding efflux RND transporter permease subunit yields the protein MIASMIRAALSQRLVVVVLALVVCGFGLRAAMKLSVDAFPDVTNVQVQIATEAPGRSPEEIERFVTVPLEIAMTGLPGIVEMRSLNKSGLSIITLVFTDTTDVYFARQLVTERLIEVSTRMPEGIVPVLGPVSTGLGEVYQYTLEKADDGKRALTPQELADRRAVQDWVVRPLLRSIPGVAEINSQGGYVKQYQALVDPGRLRHYGLSVQQIVHAIASNNANTSGGILPQVTEQYLIRGVGLIRTLEDIGNIVVKEDGSVPVYVKDVAEVRIGSEVRQGAIIKGGYTEGVSGIVLMMRGGNAKEIVTRVKERVDEINSKGMLPDGLKIVPYYDRTDLVDAALWTVGKVLIEGIFLVVVILFVFLGDVRSSLIVVATLIIAPLTTFILMNRYGISANLMSLGGLAIAIGLMVDATVVVVENVYHKLGQAGDSMGARVRTVLTATTEVATPTIFGIAIIILVFLPLMTLQGIEGKMFAPLALTIAMALAVSLAVSLFLSPVLCSYFLKGGSDHDTKLIAFLKRHYLALLDGATRSHRVTLAASVALLFGSLALFPLLGKSFMPTMKEGALTPQINRVPSISLDESIRMEMAAMKTISEVPGVRMVVSKLGRGESPADPAGPNESDPIVLLDPESERTQDEIDEDIRQRLSTIPGVQIVLSQPISERVDEMVTGVRSQVAIKVFGDELGELRRVSEDVARLLKSVEGSRDIRIERLSGQQALTVDIDRKAIARHGINVADVQSLIETAIGGKDVTTLYEGERRYSVVVRFPESARGSPESIGRTLLTAQDGAQVPLSSLATIQLVDGPAQISREGGKRRVVVGANVEGRDLAGFVAEVQQRMDKEIKVPEGYYFEYGGQFENMERAMETLSVIVPLTIAAIFFLLFLLFNSVKLASLIILVLPFASVGGIIGLFVTGEYLSVPASVGFIALWGIAVLNGVVLVTCIRRLREDGMGVAEAVREGCVQRFRPVMMTATVALLGLVPFLFATGPGSEVQRPLAIVVIGGLISSTLLTLVVLPTLYRWFDEKPTEA from the coding sequence ATGATTGCATCCATGATCCGGGCCGCGCTCAGCCAGCGGCTGGTGGTGGTCGTCCTGGCGCTGGTGGTGTGCGGCTTCGGCCTGCGCGCCGCCATGAAGCTGTCGGTCGACGCATTCCCTGATGTGACGAACGTGCAGGTGCAGATCGCGACCGAAGCCCCGGGCCGTTCGCCTGAGGAGATCGAGCGCTTCGTGACCGTGCCGCTCGAGATTGCGATGACCGGCCTGCCCGGCATCGTGGAGATGCGCTCGCTCAACAAGAGCGGGCTGTCCATCATCACGCTGGTGTTCACGGACACCACCGATGTCTACTTCGCGCGGCAGCTCGTCACCGAGCGGCTCATCGAGGTGTCCACCCGCATGCCGGAGGGCATCGTGCCCGTGCTGGGGCCGGTGTCGACCGGGCTGGGCGAGGTCTACCAGTACACGCTGGAGAAGGCCGATGACGGCAAGCGCGCGCTGACTCCGCAGGAGCTGGCCGACCGGCGTGCCGTTCAGGACTGGGTGGTGCGGCCGTTGCTGCGCTCGATCCCCGGTGTGGCCGAGATCAACTCGCAGGGTGGCTACGTGAAGCAGTACCAGGCGCTGGTGGATCCCGGCCGGCTGCGTCACTATGGGCTGTCCGTGCAGCAGATCGTGCACGCGATCGCCTCGAACAACGCCAACACGAGTGGCGGCATCCTGCCCCAGGTGACCGAGCAGTACCTGATCCGCGGTGTCGGCCTGATCCGCACGCTGGAAGACATCGGCAACATCGTCGTCAAGGAAGACGGGAGCGTGCCGGTGTACGTGAAGGACGTGGCCGAGGTGAGGATCGGCAGCGAGGTGCGCCAGGGCGCCATCATCAAGGGTGGCTACACCGAAGGCGTGTCGGGCATCGTGCTGATGATGCGGGGCGGCAATGCCAAGGAAATCGTCACGCGGGTGAAGGAACGTGTCGACGAGATCAACAGCAAGGGCATGCTGCCCGATGGGCTGAAGATCGTGCCGTACTACGACCGCACCGACCTGGTCGACGCGGCACTGTGGACGGTGGGCAAGGTGCTGATCGAAGGCATCTTCCTGGTGGTCGTGATCCTGTTCGTGTTCCTGGGCGATGTGCGTTCGAGCCTCATCGTCGTGGCCACGCTGATCATTGCGCCGCTGACGACCTTCATCCTGATGAACCGCTACGGCATCTCGGCCAACCTGATGTCGCTCGGCGGCCTGGCCATCGCGATCGGCCTGATGGTGGACGCGACCGTGGTGGTGGTGGAGAACGTGTATCACAAGCTCGGCCAGGCGGGCGACAGCATGGGCGCGCGCGTGCGCACCGTGCTGACCGCCACGACCGAGGTGGCCACGCCGACCATCTTCGGCATCGCGATCATCATCCTGGTGTTCCTGCCGCTGATGACGCTGCAGGGCATCGAGGGCAAGATGTTCGCGCCGCTGGCCCTGACCATCGCCATGGCCCTGGCCGTGTCGCTGGCGGTGTCGCTGTTCCTGTCGCCGGTGCTGTGTTCCTACTTCCTGAAGGGCGGCTCGGACCACGACACGAAGCTGATCGCCTTCCTGAAGCGCCATTACCTGGCCCTGCTGGACGGCGCCACGCGCAGCCACCGTGTGACGCTGGCCGCTTCGGTGGCCCTGCTGTTCGGCTCGCTGGCGCTGTTCCCGCTGCTGGGCAAGTCCTTCATGCCGACCATGAAGGAGGGTGCGCTGACCCCGCAGATCAACCGCGTGCCAAGCATCTCGCTCGACGAATCGATTCGCATGGAAATGGCCGCGATGAAGACCATTTCCGAGGTGCCGGGCGTGCGCATGGTGGTGTCCAAGCTGGGTCGCGGCGAATCGCCGGCCGACCCGGCGGGACCGAACGAGTCCGATCCGATCGTGCTGCTGGATCCCGAGTCCGAGCGTACGCAGGACGAGATCGACGAGGACATCCGCCAGCGGCTGTCGACCATCCCGGGCGTGCAGATCGTGCTGTCGCAGCCGATCTCCGAGCGTGTGGACGAGATGGTGACGGGCGTGCGCTCGCAGGTCGCCATCAAGGTGTTCGGTGATGAGCTCGGCGAACTGCGTCGCGTGTCGGAAGACGTGGCCCGCCTGCTCAAGAGCGTGGAGGGCAGCCGGGACATCCGCATCGAGCGGCTGTCGGGCCAGCAGGCGCTGACGGTGGACATCGACCGCAAGGCCATTGCGCGCCATGGCATCAACGTGGCCGACGTCCAGTCGCTGATCGAGACGGCCATTGGTGGCAAGGACGTCACCACGCTGTATGAAGGGGAACGCCGCTACAGCGTGGTGGTGCGCTTCCCCGAGTCGGCCCGGGGCTCGCCCGAGTCGATCGGCCGCACGCTGCTGACCGCTCAGGATGGGGCCCAGGTGCCGCTGTCGTCGCTGGCCACGATCCAGCTGGTGGACGGCCCGGCGCAGATCAGCCGCGAAGGCGGCAAGCGCCGCGTGGTGGTGGGCGCCAACGTGGAAGGCCGCGACCTGGCCGGCTTCGTGGCCGAGGTGCAGCAGCGCATGGACAAGGAGATCAAGGTCCCCGAGGGCTATTACTTCGAGTACGGCGGTCAGTTCGAGAACATGGAGCGCGCCATGGAGACGCTGTCGGTGATCGTGCCGCTGACGATTGCCGCCATCTTCTTCCTGCTGTTCCTGCTGTTCAACTCCGTCAAGCTCGCCAGCCTGATCATTCTGGTGCTGCCGTTTGCCTCGGTGGGCGGCATCATCGGGCTGTTCGTGACGGGCGAGTACCTGAGCGTGCCGGCCTCGGTGGGCTTCATCGCGCTGTGGGGCATTGCGGTGCTCAACGGCGTGGTGCTGGTCACCTGCATCCGCCGCCTGCGGGAAGATGGCATGGGCGTGGCCGAAGCCGTGCGCGAAGGCTGCGTGCAGCGTTTCCGCCCGGTGATGATGACCGCCACGGTGGCCCTGCTGGGTCTGGTGCCGTTCCTGTTCGCAACCGGGCCGGGGTCCGAGGTGCAACGCCCGCTGGCCATCGTGGTCATTGGTGGCCTGATCTCGTCCACCCTGCTCACACTGGTGGTGCTGCCCACGCTGTACCGTTGGTTCGATGAAAAGCCCACAGAGGCCTGA
- a CDS encoding P-II family nitrogen regulator: MKEIRAIVRPNRLDRLREALRAIPNFPGVTIFKAEGFTAPAAVDKRTVKDELTDFTGKLMVCVLASDEMVDPIRNAIMEACSTGAIGDGLVWTVDIGDIHRIRDRAQL; encoded by the coding sequence ATGAAGGAAATCCGCGCCATCGTGCGCCCCAACCGCCTCGACCGCCTGCGCGAGGCCCTGCGTGCCATCCCGAACTTCCCGGGCGTGACCATCTTCAAGGCGGAGGGCTTCACGGCCCCCGCCGCGGTGGACAAGCGCACGGTGAAGGACGAGCTGACCGACTTCACCGGCAAGCTCATGGTCTGCGTGCTGGCCAGCGACGAAATGGTGGACCCGATCCGCAACGCCATCATGGAAGCCTGCAGCACCGGCGCCATCGGCGACGGGCTGGTGTGGACCGTCGACATCGGGGACATCCACCGCATCCGGGACCGCGCCCAGCTGTGA
- the nudB gene encoding dihydroneopterin triphosphate diphosphatase yields MPVSAVPKIPQSVLVVIHAPNLDVLLIERAKQPGFWQSVTGSLDTLDEPWRETAIREVQEETGIVVGSADVPASALVDWGIENVYEIYPVWRHRYAPGVTHNTERVFGLCVPRDVAVTLAPGEHTAHAWLPWREAADRCFSPSNAEAILQLPQRRSAR; encoded by the coding sequence ATGCCTGTCTCCGCCGTCCCGAAGATCCCACAGTCGGTGCTCGTGGTGATCCACGCACCGAACCTCGATGTGCTGCTGATCGAGCGGGCCAAGCAACCTGGCTTCTGGCAGAGCGTGACCGGCTCGCTCGACACGCTGGACGAGCCCTGGCGGGAGACCGCCATCCGCGAGGTGCAGGAGGAAACCGGCATCGTCGTGGGCTCGGCCGACGTGCCCGCCTCGGCGCTGGTCGATTGGGGCATCGAGAATGTCTACGAGATCTACCCGGTCTGGCGCCACCGCTATGCGCCGGGTGTGACGCACAACACCGAACGGGTGTTCGGGCTGTGCGTGCCGCGTGATGTGGCCGTGACGCTGGCGCCCGGCGAACACACGGCCCACGCCTGGCTGCCCTGGCGCGAGGCGGCCGACCGCTGCTTTTCGCCGTCGAACGCGGAAGCCATCCTGCAACTGCCGCAACGGCGGTCCGCCCGCTGA